From Chryseobacterium sp. IHB B 17019, one genomic window encodes:
- the gmk gene encoding guanylate kinase — MNKVIIFSAPSGSGKTTLVKHSLEVFDDLQFSISCTTRQPRGNEVHAVDYHFLTPDEFRQKIAEDAFVEFEEVYSDKYYGTLKSEVEKIWNQGKVVIFDVDVKGGISLKKYFGEQALSIFIEPPSIEELERRLISRGTDDEETIKTRVEKAEEEMSYAKEFDKIVINSDLDIAKKEIESLIKNFIES; from the coding sequence ATGAATAAAGTTATCATATTTTCAGCGCCGTCTGGAAGCGGAAAAACTACATTAGTAAAGCATTCTTTGGAAGTATTTGATGATCTTCAGTTCTCAATTTCGTGCACGACGAGACAGCCGAGAGGAAATGAAGTTCATGCCGTGGATTATCATTTTTTAACGCCTGATGAATTCAGACAGAAAATTGCGGAAGATGCTTTTGTGGAATTTGAAGAAGTTTATTCTGATAAATATTACGGTACTTTAAAATCTGAGGTTGAAAAAATCTGGAATCAGGGGAAAGTGGTAATTTTCGATGTTGATGTAAAAGGTGGAATTTCCCTAAAGAAATATTTTGGTGAACAGGCGTTATCAATTTTTATTGAGCCACCTTCCATTGAAGAATTGGAACGAAGATTGATTTCAAGAGGTACCGATGATGAAGAAACCATCAAAACCCGCGTAGAAAAGGCAGAAGAAGAAATGTCTTATGCAAAAGAATTTGATAAAATCGTGATTAATTCCGATTTAGATATTGCAAAAAAAGAAATAGAAAGTTTAATAAAAAATTTTATAGAAAGTTAA
- the nadA gene encoding quinolinate synthase NadA, protein MSTETLEKAKSAIPVRGFLDIKDLVIPQGEELVKAILKLKEEKNAVILAHYYQPGEIQDIADFLGDSLQLARQAKDTNADMIVFCGVHFMAEAAKILNPTKKVVLPDTMAGCSLADGCSGEGLRKMREQHPNALIATYINCNAETKAESDIIVTSSNAETVIEALPKDRPIIFAPDKNLGRYLSQKTGRDMILWDGSCIVHEAFSMERIAKQLAENPDAKLIAHPESEEAVLKLAHFIGSTSALLNFVEQDDCQKFIIATEEGILHEMRKRAPHKELIPALVFDENCNCSECFYMKRNTMEKLYLCMKYELPEILIDEELRLRALKPIEAMLDLSKTIK, encoded by the coding sequence ATGAGTACCGAAACACTAGAAAAAGCTAAATCTGCAATTCCTGTAAGAGGATTTTTAGATATAAAAGATTTGGTAATTCCTCAAGGAGAAGAGCTGGTAAAAGCTATTCTTAAATTGAAAGAAGAAAAAAATGCGGTAATTCTGGCGCATTATTACCAACCTGGAGAGATCCAGGATATTGCCGATTTCTTAGGAGATTCCCTGCAATTGGCAAGACAGGCAAAAGATACAAACGCTGATATGATCGTATTCTGCGGAGTACATTTCATGGCAGAAGCAGCAAAAATCCTGAATCCAACCAAAAAAGTTGTCCTTCCCGATACAATGGCGGGATGCTCTTTAGCAGACGGATGTTCGGGTGAAGGTTTGAGAAAAATGCGTGAACAGCATCCGAATGCCTTAATCGCAACCTACATCAACTGTAACGCTGAAACGAAGGCTGAAAGTGACATTATCGTAACAAGTTCAAACGCTGAAACGGTGATTGAGGCGCTTCCGAAGGACCGACCGATTATTTTCGCGCCGGATAAAAACCTGGGAAGATATTTGTCTCAAAAAACGGGTCGAGATATGATTCTTTGGGACGGAAGCTGTATTGTTCATGAAGCATTTTCGATGGAGAGAATTGCAAAACAACTGGCAGAAAATCCTGATGCAAAACTAATTGCACATCCGGAAAGTGAAGAAGCTGTTTTGAAGCTGGCTCATTTTATCGGCTCTACTTCTGCACTTTTGAATTTTGTGGAACAGGATGATTGTCAGAAATTTATCATCGCGACAGAAGAAGGAATTCTTCACGAAATGAGAAAACGCGCCCCTCATAAAGAACTGATTCCGGCTTTGGTTTTTGATGAAAACTGTAACTGTTCGGAATGTTTTTATATGAAACGAAATACAATGGAAAAATTGTATTTATGTATGAAATATGAGCTTCCGGAGATTCTTATTGATGAAGAATTGAGATTGAGAGCTTTGAAACCGATTGAAGCGATGCTTGACCTTTCAAAAACTATAAAATAA
- the folB gene encoding dihydroneopterin aldolase gives MMSKIYLEDVKIYAYHGVLPEENIIGTYYILNVELHTDLWQAAETDDLHDTISYADINEIIHNEMKIKSKLLEHVAGRIISKIHEKFSDISYIKLKITKTSPPMQGEMKGASIELEKSFKPDN, from the coding sequence ATCATGAGTAAAATTTATCTTGAAGATGTAAAAATCTACGCTTATCACGGAGTTTTACCGGAAGAAAATATTATCGGAACTTATTATATTTTAAATGTAGAACTTCATACTGATCTTTGGCAAGCCGCAGAAACAGACGACTTACATGATACAATAAGTTATGCCGATATTAATGAAATCATTCATAACGAAATGAAAATTAAATCTAAATTGCTGGAGCATGTTGCCGGAAGAATCATCTCTAAAATTCATGAAAAATTTTCAGATATTTCTTACATTAAATTAAAAATCACCAAAACTTCTCCTCCAATGCAGGGCGAAATGAAAGGGGCAAGTATTGAGCTTGAAAAAAGTTTTAAACCAGATAATTAA